One Paraburkholderia aromaticivorans genomic region harbors:
- a CDS encoding glutathione S-transferase N-terminal domain-containing protein, translated as MKLIGMLDSPYVRRVAICLKLLKLEFEHEPISVFSTYDQFARINPVVKAPTLIADNGQTVMDSTVILQYLAMLAGPNQRLFPTRPDAALRAARLTGLALAACEKTVQIVYERNLRPVEKQHEPWVDRVSTQLFAAYAELERELAAALPIETDQFDAADVTVAVAWHFTQMMLPGTVSKTAHPFLQSFSELAEDLPVFLSTPAE; from the coding sequence ATGAAACTGATCGGAATGCTGGATTCGCCCTACGTACGCCGGGTCGCTATCTGCCTCAAATTGCTGAAGCTCGAATTCGAGCACGAGCCGATCTCGGTGTTCAGCACCTACGACCAGTTCGCGCGAATCAACCCTGTCGTCAAGGCGCCCACACTGATCGCCGACAACGGCCAGACCGTGATGGACTCGACGGTGATTCTGCAGTACCTCGCCATGCTGGCCGGCCCGAACCAGCGGCTTTTCCCGACGCGTCCCGACGCTGCCTTGCGCGCCGCCCGCCTCACGGGACTCGCGCTCGCCGCGTGCGAGAAGACTGTGCAGATCGTCTACGAACGCAATCTGCGTCCGGTGGAAAAGCAGCACGAGCCGTGGGTCGATCGCGTGAGCACGCAGTTGTTCGCCGCTTACGCCGAACTCGAGCGCGAGCTCGCGGCGGCGCTGCCGATCGAAACCGACCAGTTCGACGCGGCCGACGTCACCGTGGCGGTCGCCTGGCACTTCACGCAGATGATGCTGCCGGGGACGGTCAGCAAGACGGCGCATCCGTTCCTGCAGTCGTTTTCCGAACTGGCGGAAGACCTGCCGGTTTTCCTGAGCACGCCGGCGGAGTGA
- a CDS encoding LysR substrate-binding domain-containing protein, whose product MKPIPPLTALRCFEAVARLGGVTQAARELHVTHSAVSQQIKVLEDSMGLALFMREARGLRLTEEGRLYALDIRMALRDITHATRRAQARPHESELVITTLPSFAQHWLVPRLASFRDAHPYYRIRLQTSLQVEDFRQGASDIGIRMGQGHWPDVAQQKLFDDDMVVVAAPHFALAPHGRLPVTAEDVMACPLISSPDTPWHDWCQAAQVAEPAEGAVVLSANDSNIVIGAVLQGQGVALERRSLVAYALARGELVQITDIRVPYRYPYWLVWQQREMLNASQAHFAQWIEGQVDTYLRSSGAPAAAIRAG is encoded by the coding sequence ATGAAACCGATTCCGCCTTTGACCGCGCTGCGCTGCTTCGAGGCTGTTGCCCGTTTGGGCGGCGTGACTCAGGCCGCGCGTGAATTGCATGTCACGCACTCGGCGGTGAGCCAGCAGATCAAGGTGCTGGAAGATTCGATGGGCCTCGCGCTCTTCATGCGCGAGGCGCGCGGGTTGCGGCTGACCGAGGAAGGACGGCTTTACGCGCTCGACATCCGCATGGCGCTGCGCGACATCACCCATGCGACGCGCCGCGCGCAGGCGCGCCCGCACGAAAGCGAATTGGTGATCACGACCTTGCCGTCGTTCGCGCAGCATTGGCTCGTGCCGCGCCTCGCCAGCTTTCGCGACGCGCATCCGTACTACCGGATTCGCTTGCAGACGAGTTTGCAGGTCGAGGATTTCCGCCAGGGCGCGAGCGACATCGGCATCCGCATGGGACAGGGGCATTGGCCCGACGTCGCGCAACAGAAGCTGTTCGATGACGACATGGTGGTGGTCGCCGCACCGCATTTCGCGCTCGCACCGCATGGCCGCTTGCCCGTCACCGCTGAGGACGTGATGGCCTGTCCGCTGATCTCGAGCCCCGATACGCCGTGGCACGACTGGTGTCAGGCAGCGCAGGTCGCGGAACCGGCCGAGGGCGCGGTGGTGCTGTCGGCGAACGACTCGAATATCGTGATCGGCGCCGTGCTGCAAGGCCAGGGCGTCGCCCTCGAACGGCGCAGCCTGGTCGCGTATGCGCTGGCGCGGGGCGAGTTGGTGCAGATCACCGACATCCGCGTGCCGTACCGTTATCCCTATTGGCTGGTCTGGCAGCAACGCGAAATGCTCAATGCCTCGCAGGCGCATTTCGCGCAGTGGATCGAAGGGCAGGTCGACACCTATCTGCGCAGCAGTGGCGCGCCAGCGGCGGCGATTCGTGCGGGTTAG
- a CDS encoding DUF4148 domain-containing protein, protein MTSSPAKKLSVLLASVVLSVACAAPAFAQSGGGGGPAGNDSDAAVPSAASKAAPSTKAQRKAARKQARAKKNAELKKLEANGYQPSSTDPNYPNDIQKAQKKAGIGAAASQ, encoded by the coding sequence ATGACGTCTTCACCTGCAAAGAAACTGTCTGTGTTGCTGGCATCGGTTGTACTGAGCGTGGCTTGCGCCGCGCCGGCGTTCGCGCAAAGCGGCGGCGGTGGTGGTCCGGCGGGGAACGATTCTGACGCGGCCGTCCCGTCGGCCGCATCAAAAGCGGCGCCGTCTACCAAAGCTCAGCGCAAGGCCGCGCGCAAGCAGGCGCGGGCGAAGAAAAACGCCGAGTTGAAGAAGTTGGAGGCCAACGGCTATCAGCCGTCGAGCACCGATCCGAACTATCCGAACGACATTCAGAAGGCGCAGAAGAAGGCGGGAATTGGCGCGGCAGCGAGCCAGTGA
- a CDS encoding acyl-CoA thioesterase: protein MTDILQLPQKHCALRVVPQPSDANVHGDVFGGWIMAQVDIAGSIPASRRANGRVATIAVNSFVFKQPVFVGDLLSFYADIVKTGNTSVTVAVEVYAQRMSLTEDLVKVTEATLTYVATDSDRRPRALPVLD from the coding sequence ATGACCGATATTCTTCAACTTCCGCAAAAGCACTGCGCGCTGCGCGTCGTGCCGCAGCCCTCGGACGCGAACGTCCACGGCGACGTGTTCGGCGGCTGGATCATGGCGCAAGTGGACATTGCCGGCTCGATTCCGGCGAGCCGCCGCGCCAACGGGCGAGTGGCGACCATCGCGGTCAACTCGTTCGTGTTCAAGCAGCCGGTGTTCGTCGGCGATCTGCTGAGTTTCTACGCGGACATCGTCAAGACGGGGAACACGTCGGTTACCGTGGCGGTCGAGGTCTACGCGCAGCGCATGAGCCTGACCGAAGATCTCGTGAAAGTTACCGAAGCCACGTTGACGTACGTCGCCACCGATAGCGACCGGCGCCCGCGCGCGCTGCCGGTGCTGGATTGA